One part of the Dyadobacter sp. 676 genome encodes these proteins:
- a CDS encoding transposase — MKKKNYSETQIVAILKQYEGGREAMDVCREYGISKATLFNWRKRYSGMEAAQLKELKALQDENRRLKQMYAELSLDYKLAKDIIEKKL; from the coding sequence ATGAAAAAGAAAAACTACTCAGAGACCCAGATCGTGGCGATCCTCAAACAGTATGAGGGTGGCCGAGAAGCCATGGATGTTTGCCGCGAATACGGCATTTCCAAGGCAACGTTGTTCAATTGGCGCAAAAGATACAGTGGTATGGAAGCTGCGCAATTGAAAGAACTGAAGGCTTTGCAGGATGAAAATCGACGATTGAAGCAGATGTATGCGGAACTAAGCCTGGATTACAAACTTGCAAAGGACATCATCGAAAAAAAGCTGTAG
- the cas4 gene encoding CRISPR-associated protein Cas4 → MNINATLINLYHVCKREMWLHAHAIRMEHTSDVVYEGKLIGETSYPQRAERYTEVEISVEPDVPDGTGLAAKIDFYDPYSGVVHEVKKSAAKETAHIAQVQFYLYVLRKNNVRAEYGIIEYPKLRQTERVELDREGEKILEGWIADATRIIETEQCPPLLTKSKCKSCSYFDFCWTTEE, encoded by the coding sequence ATGAACATCAACGCTACCCTCATCAATCTCTATCATGTATGCAAGCGGGAAATGTGGCTACACGCGCATGCGATCCGGATGGAGCATACGTCGGACGTCGTATATGAGGGAAAGTTAATCGGCGAAACAAGCTACCCGCAGCGGGCGGAGCGGTACACGGAGGTTGAGATATCGGTGGAGCCGGATGTTCCGGATGGAACCGGGCTGGCGGCGAAAATCGATTTTTATGACCCCTATAGTGGCGTGGTTCACGAGGTAAAGAAGTCGGCGGCGAAGGAGACGGCGCATATCGCGCAGGTACAGTTCTATCTCTATGTTCTGCGAAAAAACAACGTCAGGGCGGAGTATGGGATCATCGAATATCCCAAACTCCGGCAGACCGAGAGGGTGGAGCTGGACCGGGAAGGGGAGAAGATTCTGGAGGGTTGGATTGCCGATGCTACACGAATTATAGAAACGGAACAATGCCCGCCTTTGCTGACCAAGTCAAAGTGTAAATCGTGCAGTTACTTTGATTTTTGCTGGACGACGGAGGAATAA
- a CDS encoding IS3 family transposase: MEADVCGTKPGLQTCKGHHRKKAVEPCRQKELVGWAVEEKVSVGRACRVVGLHRSKWYYRSRKDDQPVIEKLRAYAEAYPTRGFDDYYGKLRNEGLVWNRKRVLRVYRLLNLKHRRRHKRRLPARIKQPLQVPSEPNKSWSMDFVSDALVNKRKIRVLTILDDCSREVLAAHADFSLPAQKVIDVLELIALVRPYPEQIRVDNGPEFLADKFRQWCEDKGIAIHYIQPGKPMQNGYVERLNRTYREDVLDAYLFESLEQVRILSDEWMEDYNRFHPHQALAGLAPATFVKKLEMDKV; the protein is encoded by the coding sequence ATTGAAGCAGATGTATGCGGAACTAAGCCTGGATTACAAACTTGCAAAGGACATCATCGAAAAAAAGCTGTAGAGCCTTGTCGACAAAAGGAACTTGTGGGGTGGGCTGTTGAAGAAAAAGTATCCGTTGGCAGGGCTTGCCGGGTAGTTGGGTTACATCGATCTAAGTGGTACTACCGTAGCAGAAAAGATGATCAGCCAGTGATTGAAAAATTACGAGCATATGCGGAAGCCTACCCGACAAGAGGCTTTGACGACTACTATGGGAAACTTCGCAATGAGGGTTTAGTGTGGAACCGCAAAAGGGTTCTAAGAGTTTACCGACTGCTAAATTTGAAGCATCGCCGTCGTCACAAACGGCGTTTACCAGCTCGAATCAAGCAGCCCTTACAGGTACCCAGTGAGCCAAACAAGAGTTGGAGCATGGACTTTGTCTCTGATGCGCTGGTGAATAAACGTAAGATCCGAGTGCTGACAATTCTGGATGATTGCAGCAGAGAAGTACTTGCAGCACATGCAGATTTTTCACTTCCTGCTCAGAAAGTAATCGATGTTTTGGAACTAATAGCATTAGTCAGACCATACCCCGAACAAATTCGGGTTGACAATGGGCCTGAATTTCTAGCAGATAAATTCAGGCAATGGTGTGAAGATAAAGGCATCGCAATCCACTATATTCAGCCAGGAAAACCGATGCAAAATGGGTATGTGGAAAGATTGAACCGCACTTATCGCGAGGATGTCTTAGATGCCTATTTATTTGAATCCCTTGAACAGGTTCGTATTTTGTCTGACGAATGGATGGAAGATTACAATCGATTTCATCCGCATCAAGCACTGGCTGGCTTAGCACCGGCAACGTTTGTCAAGAAACTAGAAATGGATAAAGTCTAA
- a CDS encoding Arm DNA-binding domain-containing protein, which produces MMNFKQNLTVLFWLYRQKAKADGKAPIYARITIDGKYTEMSTGKKVNPASWDLDAKQVTGSGLEVKLANQKLAQLQTDVERIFNGLQTQFPHVTPAMVKNVYQGKPAVEQPKLAKPAAKNEQTVLEVFDESIAKFEKRVERENASFETLEALAQH; this is translated from the coding sequence ATGATGAATTTCAAACAGAACCTGACTGTACTTTTCTGGCTGTACAGACAAAAAGCGAAAGCAGACGGCAAAGCTCCCATTTACGCGAGAATCACAATCGACGGTAAGTACACCGAAATGTCAACCGGAAAGAAAGTAAACCCGGCATCCTGGGACTTGGATGCTAAACAGGTCACTGGCTCAGGACTGGAAGTGAAACTGGCGAATCAGAAACTGGCCCAACTACAAACTGATGTCGAGCGCATCTTCAACGGCCTTCAAACGCAGTTCCCACACGTCACTCCGGCGATGGTCAAAAATGTTTACCAGGGAAAACCCGCGGTCGAGCAGCCTAAGCTTGCTAAACCGGCAGCAAAGAACGAGCAAACCGTCCTGGAAGTCTTTGACGAGTCCATTGCTAAATTTGAGAAACGGGTCGAACGGGAGAATGCTTCTTTCGAGACACTGGAAGCATTGGCGCAGCACTAA
- a CDS encoding alpha/beta hydrolase → MAHKLLSAIVVLALIYNSQVRAQNATKLPYPILFVHGWNGSDDTWYTELNFLASQGLKVDIDHNQKRSGYGSRLDFMLNATNLTFLNRRASGPQYGDVLDMESYLDPNNDLFAINFDVGASFAQSNQAAAAKQGFAVGLAVRKILSVTGAKKIVLFGHSMGGACDPGMPAKL, encoded by the coding sequence ATGGCACACAAATTGCTCTCCGCTATCGTTGTCCTCGCTCTTATCTACAACAGTCAGGTCCGCGCGCAAAATGCAACCAAACTGCCTTATCCAATTTTGTTTGTACATGGCTGGAACGGCAGTGACGACACGTGGTACACAGAACTGAATTTTCTTGCCAGCCAGGGATTAAAGGTTGACATAGACCATAATCAAAAGCGAAGCGGCTATGGAAGCAGATTAGATTTTATGCTGAATGCTACCAATTTAACATTTCTCAACCGGCGGGCATCAGGTCCGCAGTATGGTGATGTTTTGGATATGGAATCTTACCTAGATCCGAATAATGATTTGTTTGCCATCAACTTCGACGTTGGAGCCAGTTTCGCACAAAGCAACCAGGCGGCTGCCGCAAAACAAGGTTTCGCGGTGGGGCTCGCTGTCAGAAAGATATTGTCTGTTACAGGAGCAAAAAAGATAGTGCTATTTGGGCATAGCATGGGGGGGGCTTGCGATCCGGGAATGCCTGCAAAACTCTGA
- a CDS encoding tyrosine-type recombinase/integrase — MNDVTKPLHIYFRLKMTGNQRFIYCRISVAGTVATDFSTHVPYHPSWQQKSQLFNEQALEVHNQHLCDIKEDIRILYRELRRTMDGVTAQDIRNRYLKQRENRTLVQCLDHHLKWFKAQVGAPGFAKGTLKVHTTLDRVVRGFLNHKKRKDISLAQVRLAFGKEFVLYCRSTKQYAQNYLVRCLNYLKSIIDTAVEDGFVNANPLAHLSESKLEPAEITFITEKEIELLRKTDLLTAGQRRIADAFLLQCFTGLCYCDLKRFSPKKHIREICGVRCIQYAREKSSTLFTIPVLPYVDELIETYGENLPIISNQKMNAKLKEIAKIVGIDKHLTTHVGRKTAGTYLLNHGVRIEVVSRILGHKSIKTTETTYAALLQQTIIDSTAHLRAA; from the coding sequence ATTTATTTATTGCCGTATAAGCGTAGCGGGTACCGTCGCGACGGACTTTTCAACCCATGTGCCCTATCATCCTTCCTGGCAGCAAAAAAGCCAGCTGTTCAATGAGCAAGCCCTGGAAGTCCACAACCAGCACCTATGCGACATCAAGGAGGACATCCGGATACTATATCGCGAGCTGCGGCGAACGATGGACGGCGTCACCGCCCAAGATATTAGAAACAGATATTTAAAGCAGCGGGAGAACAGAACTTTGGTGCAATGCCTGGATCATCATCTGAAGTGGTTCAAAGCCCAGGTCGGGGCTCCGGGATTCGCCAAAGGCACATTAAAGGTGCATACTACCCTCGACCGAGTTGTCAGAGGCTTTCTGAACCACAAAAAAAGAAAGGATATTTCGCTAGCGCAGGTCCGACTGGCGTTTGGGAAAGAGTTTGTTCTCTACTGTCGATCCACCAAGCAATACGCCCAAAATTATCTAGTGCGATGTTTAAACTATTTGAAATCGATCATTGACACTGCCGTCGAGGATGGATTTGTGAATGCCAATCCGCTTGCCCACCTCTCCGAATCAAAGCTTGAACCAGCCGAAATTACATTTATTACAGAAAAGGAAATAGAGCTGCTTCGGAAGACGGACTTACTTACAGCGGGGCAACGCCGTATTGCCGATGCTTTCCTACTTCAGTGCTTTACCGGCCTATGTTACTGCGACCTGAAACGCTTTTCTCCCAAAAAACACATCCGTGAAATATGTGGTGTGAGATGTATCCAATATGCGCGCGAAAAAAGTAGCACATTGTTCACTATTCCGGTTTTGCCATATGTCGACGAGCTTATAGAGACCTACGGCGAAAATCTGCCGATTATCAGCAATCAAAAAATGAACGCCAAGTTAAAAGAAATCGCAAAAATAGTTGGTATAGACAAGCACTTGACCACACACGTTGGCCGCAAAACGGCGGGTACTTATCTACTAAACCACGGGGTCCGGATTGAAGTCGTGAGTAGGATACTGGGGCACAAATCAATAAAAACCACGGAGACGACCTATGCGGCCCTACTGCAACAAACAATTATCGACAGTACTGCACATTTAAGAGCAGCATAG
- the cas1b gene encoding type I-B CRISPR-associated endonuclease Cas1b, which translates to MKKSFYLFNPGRLSRKDNTLCFQPVDEDGNELQPRYLPIETVDNLYCFGSLDANSALYNFLGKHQVAVHFFDYYEHYTGSFMPKEYLLAGKMQVEQTRHYLSEKKRQLIACKLVEGASFNISKNLAYYANRGKDVSSSVAKIESYHAMINEATKIAELMGIEGNIRQAYYDSFDIIINDFEMGGRSKRPPRNEINALISFGNMLCYTVCLDQIYHTQLNPTISFLHEPGARRFSLALDLAEIFKPLLVDRTIFSMLNKRQIQASDFRQELNRCVLKEGARKTFVQTFEERLKETFKHRSLGRSVSYKHLVKLECYKLQKHLLGMEDYKPFRMMW; encoded by the coding sequence ATGAAAAAATCTTTTTACTTGTTTAACCCGGGGCGCTTATCTCGAAAGGACAATACGCTTTGTTTTCAGCCGGTAGATGAAGATGGAAACGAATTGCAGCCCAGGTACCTGCCCATCGAGACTGTCGATAATTTGTATTGCTTCGGAAGTCTCGACGCCAACAGTGCGTTGTACAATTTTTTAGGAAAGCATCAGGTTGCAGTCCATTTTTTCGATTATTATGAGCATTATACCGGATCGTTTATGCCTAAGGAATATTTGCTGGCAGGTAAGATGCAGGTAGAGCAGACACGCCATTATTTGTCAGAGAAAAAACGACAGCTGATTGCCTGTAAGCTTGTAGAGGGTGCATCTTTTAATATCTCCAAGAATCTCGCCTATTACGCCAACAGGGGTAAGGACGTCAGTAGTTCTGTCGCTAAAATCGAGAGTTATCATGCAATGATCAATGAGGCCACTAAGATTGCGGAGTTGATGGGTATCGAAGGGAATATCCGTCAGGCTTATTATGATTCGTTCGATATTATTATTAATGATTTTGAAATGGGAGGCCGGAGCAAGCGGCCACCCAGAAATGAAATCAACGCGCTGATATCATTTGGCAATATGCTTTGCTACACCGTTTGTCTGGACCAGATCTATCATACGCAACTTAATCCGACGATCAGTTTCCTGCATGAGCCTGGCGCGCGGCGTTTCTCGCTGGCCCTCGACCTGGCGGAAATTTTCAAACCGTTGCTTGTCGACCGGACGATTTTCAGCATGCTTAACAAGCGTCAGATTCAGGCGTCGGACTTTCGCCAGGAATTGAACAGATGCGTGTTGAAGGAAGGAGCGCGTAAAACATTTGTACAGACATTCGAGGAGCGCTTAAAGGAAACGTTTAAGCATCGGAGTTTAGGAAGGAGCGTTAGCTATAAACATTTGGTAAAACTGGAATGCTACAAATTGCAGAAGCATCTTTTGGGGATGGAGGATTACAAGCCGTTTCGGATGATGTGGTGA
- a CDS encoding lysozyme → MQISSQALEILKNREELRLTAYQDSAGVWTIGYGCTTYENGAKVKAGDKITEAKAVQLLGYHVGKAVATVNGAVTATLNQGQFDALVSFTYNVGGPAFQGSTLRELVNKDPSDLIVIQTEFRRWVYVTVNGKKVKSAGLVNRREEEIAMYRGGKKS, encoded by the coding sequence ATGCAGATCAGCAGCCAGGCACTCGAAATATTGAAAAACCGTGAGGAATTACGGCTTACCGCCTATCAGGACTCCGCGGGCGTATGGACGATCGGTTACGGCTGCACCACCTACGAAAACGGCGCGAAAGTAAAGGCCGGGGACAAGATCACCGAGGCGAAGGCGGTGCAACTGCTGGGCTACCACGTCGGGAAAGCCGTGGCAACGGTGAACGGTGCGGTTACCGCCACGCTCAACCAGGGACAGTTTGACGCGCTTGTGAGCTTCACCTACAACGTCGGCGGGCCTGCGTTCCAGGGCTCGACATTGCGGGAGCTGGTCAACAAGGACCCAAGCGACCTGATCGTCATCCAGACTGAATTTCGCAGGTGGGTTTACGTGACCGTGAACGGTAAGAAGGTGAAAAGCGCCGGGCTGGTAAACCGGCGAGAGGAAGAAATAGCGATGTACCGGGGCGGAAAAAAAAGTTGA
- a CDS encoding T9SS type A sorting domain-containing protein — protein MRQGYSQNGKAILRPLPTANFSYWKGGNYDIEIEGKTGAELGYPFHFDSYKFSVDFCPFPKRLDVVAEGSTKICEGESVKLKIQGSGYDSYEWFLNDTKVGSGATFVATLAGRYYAKGNKCGISEKSLKEVVIEVNPFPAKPVIGVKDAVLMSNYTNGNQWFKDGNKLPGDTLATLAIGSGSYKVMVTRKGCSSESETITVTGQEPLPDAIAVYPNPSEGMFLVKVPPGSVWQHELFNQSGQLIASYSQSEPIISFVPAGLYMLRSKRGKIVMQTKIAVK, from the coding sequence GTGCGTCAGGGCTATTCTCAAAACGGGAAAGCGATTTTACGGCCCCTGCCAACAGCAAATTTTTCATATTGGAAGGGGGGGAATTATGACATTGAGATAGAAGGGAAAACCGGTGCCGAATTAGGTTATCCGTTTCATTTCGATTCGTATAAGTTTTCAGTGGACTTTTGCCCGTTCCCAAAACGCCTGGACGTCGTGGCCGAAGGCAGCACGAAAATTTGTGAGGGGGAATCTGTAAAACTTAAAATCCAGGGAAGCGGATATGACTCGTACGAATGGTTTTTAAATGATACAAAAGTCGGCAGCGGCGCTACCTTCGTAGCCACATTAGCGGGGCGGTATTATGCCAAAGGTAATAAATGTGGAATATCCGAAAAGTCCCTTAAAGAGGTTGTTATTGAAGTTAATCCGTTCCCGGCAAAGCCAGTTATCGGTGTTAAGGACGCAGTTTTGATGTCTAACTACACCAACGGGAATCAGTGGTTCAAAGACGGCAATAAATTGCCCGGCGATACCCTGGCCACCCTAGCAATAGGGTCTGGTTCTTACAAAGTTATGGTAACGCGAAAAGGGTGCTCTTCTGAATCCGAAACAATTACCGTTACCGGTCAAGAACCGTTGCCGGATGCCATTGCAGTATACCCAAATCCTTCCGAGGGAATGTTCTTAGTAAAGGTGCCGCCTGGAAGCGTTTGGCAACATGAGTTGTTTAATCAGTCGGGCCAACTTATTGCGAGCTATTCGCAAAGCGAGCCGATAATCTCTTTCGTCCCGGCTGGATTATACATGCTGCGGTCTAAACGCGGAAAGATAGTGATGCAAACTAAAATCGCTGTGAAGTAA
- a CDS encoding helix-turn-helix transcriptional regulator — translation MTRPPIGLIIKTIIKQKNLSPTRIARDLGISKQQVYNTYVRASLQEGEIDRWAEVLGVSVDELVNYQFEPSNGSDADGSSEVLDLIKKMFEQELKEKNEQIRALQENLRASQEALKLSQQMQSVLLGKSPEYSDRSIIPLHRNRIQALAGV, via the coding sequence ATGACAAGACCACCTATTGGCCTGATAATCAAGACGATTATTAAGCAAAAAAATTTATCTCCAACGCGAATCGCTCGTGACCTAGGCATCTCGAAACAACAGGTGTACAATACTTACGTCCGGGCAAGTTTGCAGGAAGGTGAAATTGATCGCTGGGCAGAAGTATTAGGCGTCAGCGTTGACGAATTAGTCAATTATCAATTTGAGCCAAGTAATGGCTCTGATGCCGACGGTAGCAGCGAGGTATTGGATCTGATAAAGAAAATGTTCGAGCAGGAGTTGAAAGAAAAGAATGAGCAAATCCGAGCCTTGCAGGAAAACTTACGGGCGTCTCAAGAAGCCTTGAAGCTTTCACAACAGATGCAATCTGTATTGCTGGGAAAGTCGCCTGAGTATTCGGATCGTAGTATAATACCCCTTCACAGGAACAGAATCCAGGCATTGGCCGGGGTTTAG
- the cas2 gene encoding CRISPR-associated endonuclease Cas2, whose amino-acid sequence MYVILVYDIGEKRVGKMLKHCRKYLNWIQNSVFEGEITEVKLKEMIHNARKIMEEDQDSLIIFKSRDERWLDKEVIGQERMPTDNFL is encoded by the coding sequence ATGTACGTTATCCTGGTTTACGATATCGGGGAAAAGCGAGTCGGGAAGATGCTAAAGCATTGCCGCAAATATCTGAACTGGATACAGAATTCGGTTTTTGAAGGGGAGATTACAGAAGTGAAATTGAAGGAAATGATCCATAATGCGCGCAAGATTATGGAAGAGGACCAGGATAGTTTGATTATCTTCAAGAGCCGGGACGAGCGTTGGCTGGACAAGGAAGTGATCGGCCAGGAACGCATGCCGACAGATAATTTTCTATAA
- a CDS encoding DNA cytosine methyltransferase, which yields MVLRGLCMEVRFVVLRFQPIAAMNHGSLFSGIGGFDLAAEQAGFTNIFHVEIDALNREHLHLAFPNAHSYADIRQFDGTPYRGTIDIISGGFPCQDISPSKAPRGGKAQGIKGPKSGLWSEYARVVREVRPAIVCFENSAMLLRRGLEYVLCDLSQLGYDTEWRCFYAAQFGYDHFRPRIYGLAYARGHRWHHLIENGGILQEIPAGGPPRQARVTMPAQRIDRRSDFGRLRMDDGFPAELDKAKIFSYGNAIVVDIARVIFSYLKNEL from the coding sequence ATGGTGCTTCGTGGTCTGTGCATGGAAGTGCGTTTTGTGGTTCTTCGATTCCAACCGATCGCAGCAATGAACCACGGCAGTCTGTTTTCCGGCATCGGCGGGTTTGATCTGGCGGCAGAGCAAGCCGGCTTCACAAACATCTTTCATGTCGAGATTGATGCATTGAACCGTGAACACCTTCACTTGGCTTTTCCGAACGCGCATAGTTATGCAGACATCAGGCAGTTTGACGGCACCCCTTATCGCGGAACAATTGACATTATTTCCGGAGGTTTCCCATGTCAGGACATTTCGCCATCAAAAGCCCCTCGGGGAGGGAAAGCCCAGGGAATTAAAGGCCCGAAATCCGGCTTGTGGTCGGAATACGCCCGTGTGGTTCGGGAGGTTAGACCCGCAATCGTATGTTTTGAAAACAGCGCAATGCTCCTTCGTCGTGGCCTCGAATACGTCCTTTGCGATCTTTCCCAGCTCGGGTATGACACTGAATGGCGATGTTTTTATGCTGCGCAGTTCGGTTATGATCACTTCCGGCCACGGATATACGGTCTGGCCTACGCCCGCGGCCACCGATGGCATCATCTTATTGAAAACGGTGGAATCTTACAGGAAATACCTGCTGGCGGGCCACCAAGACAAGCTCGTGTTACAATGCCAGCTCAACGGATTGACCGCCGATCAGACTTTGGCCGTCTACGCATGGATGATGGGTTTCCCGCCGAACTGGATAAAGCGAAAATCTTCAGCTACGGAAACGCGATCGTAGTCGACATTGCACGTGTGATTTTCTCGTACCTCAAAAACGAACTTTAA
- a CDS encoding tyrosine-type recombinase/integrase has translation MLNNGVPMEDVSKMLGHRSIRTTMRYCRIRKSRISENVAKVRDRLFSRSGLRRSVS, from the coding sequence ATGCTTAACAATGGCGTTCCTATGGAAGATGTCAGCAAAATGCTGGGCCACCGGAGTATCAGAACCACCATGCGCTACTGCCGCATAAGAAAATCTCGCATCAGCGAAAATGTGGCCAAAGTCCGAGATAGGTTATTCTCTCGGTCGGGTTTGCGACGATCAGTGTCCTGA
- the cas3 gene encoding CRISPR-associated helicase Cas3', whose product MCSSLSSVKEILSTIPNLREWLKDADKYLAHRSAGRVSESLEAHVGLVNRYFEDLVIVHNLDPVIDRLIGKLIEEIEFESVDRYRIASFVKRAIVKAIHFHDFGKVNEDFQANPGKMNNPLFRAIVNNPLGARHSALGAYLFIVTHLQESMTLPIKGRDLWKIHFIIILLSYPIFRHHASSLSKPIEGDIGFGDEVDAMKNYLDLYRFDIHPAFQQQFPKELTARFFGRFRDLPIHFSLFALIKLNFSLLTASDYLATHEYISGERTSDFGVFHTRERIKQIVFNLRSTQEHNRNIFSNIDDFRFNEENLRNKSRENLNALRHEMAVELIQTVRARADKHLFYIEAPTGGGKTNLSMIALTELMEANAELNKVYFVFPFTTLITQTCKALRETLLLDDTELVELHSKAGFHSKEVAEEERRDGEYGSEKKDFIDNLFALYPLTVLSHVKFFEVLKTNRKEANYLLHRLANSVVVIDELQTYNPGIWDRMLYFIGQYAVPFNIRFILMSATLPKISDLNIPSIVKPEFIELLPNARKYIVNPNFAERVRFNFELFARRDLQLDELAQFVIDKSRLRGQQNGRVHTMVEFIYKKSASEFKIIMDCIDHGFDEIFVLSGTILEPQRRKIIAYLKDKVNADKNILLITTQVVEAGVDIDMDLGFKNISLLDSDEQLAGRVNRNASKMNCEVYLFRVDDPKLLYKNDSRFKVTSERISRDEYEHILKDKNFKYLYELVFKRMDSFNGNAGWSDNFTNSFLENGINKLSYEVVNREFRIIDQQSETVFVPIKIAIDQGDGEAIFSKKDLDFLEKSEVYNKGGLTY is encoded by the coding sequence ATGTGCAGCTCTCTTAGTTCAGTAAAAGAGATTCTTTCGACCATTCCGAATTTGAGGGAGTGGTTGAAAGACGCTGACAAATACCTCGCGCACAGATCGGCCGGGCGCGTATCGGAATCGCTCGAAGCGCACGTGGGGCTGGTAAACAGATATTTTGAAGACCTGGTGATAGTCCATAACCTTGATCCGGTGATCGATCGGCTGATTGGTAAATTGATTGAAGAAATTGAGTTTGAGTCGGTTGACAGATATCGGATTGCTTCGTTTGTCAAAAGGGCTATTGTAAAAGCAATTCACTTTCATGATTTCGGAAAGGTTAATGAGGATTTTCAGGCAAATCCCGGTAAAATGAACAACCCATTATTCAGGGCGATTGTAAATAATCCTCTTGGAGCGAGGCATTCGGCTTTGGGAGCTTATCTTTTCATTGTTACCCATTTGCAGGAGTCGATGACATTGCCAATCAAGGGAAGAGATTTATGGAAAATACATTTTATTATCATTTTGCTGTCGTATCCTATTTTCAGGCACCACGCCTCGTCCCTGTCAAAACCGATAGAGGGGGACATAGGATTTGGCGATGAGGTCGATGCCATGAAGAATTACCTGGATTTGTATCGATTTGATATTCATCCCGCATTTCAACAGCAATTCCCTAAGGAGCTTACGGCGCGTTTTTTCGGGCGATTTAGAGATCTCCCCATTCATTTTTCTTTATTTGCGCTTATTAAACTCAACTTTTCATTACTGACAGCGTCCGATTATCTGGCTACGCACGAGTACATAAGCGGGGAGAGAACTTCGGACTTCGGTGTTTTTCATACTCGTGAGCGGATTAAACAGATAGTTTTCAATTTGAGAAGCACGCAGGAACATAATCGAAACATATTTTCAAATATTGATGATTTTCGGTTCAATGAAGAAAATTTAAGGAACAAGTCCCGGGAAAATCTCAATGCGCTAAGGCACGAGATGGCAGTGGAACTGATTCAGACTGTCCGGGCACGCGCCGATAAGCATTTATTTTACATTGAAGCTCCGACGGGTGGCGGAAAGACGAATCTTTCCATGATCGCACTTACTGAGCTAATGGAAGCGAACGCGGAGTTGAACAAAGTTTATTTCGTGTTCCCTTTTACAACACTGATAACCCAGACCTGCAAGGCACTCAGGGAGACTTTGTTGCTGGATGATACTGAACTGGTCGAGCTTCATTCGAAGGCAGGATTTCACAGCAAGGAGGTTGCTGAGGAGGAGAGGAGGGATGGCGAATACGGGTCGGAAAAGAAGGACTTTATCGATAATCTGTTTGCACTCTACCCGCTCACAGTCCTTTCACATGTGAAATTTTTTGAAGTTCTGAAAACCAACAGGAAGGAAGCAAATTATCTTCTGCATCGGTTGGCTAATTCCGTTGTTGTGATTGACGAGCTCCAGACCTATAACCCCGGAATCTGGGACAGAATGTTGTATTTCATCGGGCAATATGCAGTTCCATTCAACATCCGATTTATTCTGATGTCGGCAACGTTACCTAAAATCAGTGACTTGAACATTCCTTCTATTGTCAAACCAGAATTTATAGAGCTGCTTCCGAATGCGCGAAAATACATTGTCAATCCAAATTTTGCAGAACGGGTTAGATTTAATTTCGAGCTTTTTGCACGAAGAGATTTGCAGTTAGACGAACTGGCACAATTCGTCATAGATAAATCAAGACTTCGTGGGCAGCAGAATGGCAGGGTACATACGATGGTGGAATTTATTTATAAGAAATCTGCGTCGGAATTTAAAATTATCATGGATTGTATCGACCATGGTTTTGATGAAATATTTGTGCTTTCAGGAACGATATTAGAGCCGCAGAGGAGAAAAATAATAGCGTATTTGAAGGATAAGGTTAATGCCGATAAAAACATTTTGCTAATCACTACGCAAGTTGTAGAAGCAGGTGTGGATATCGATATGGATTTAGGATTTAAAAACATATCATTATTGGACAGTGACGAGCAATTGGCGGGAAGGGTCAACCGAAATGCCTCAAAGATGAATTGCGAGGTATACCTGTTTAGAGTTGATGACCCGAAATTGCTTTATAAAAATGATAGCCGATTTAAAGTAACCAGCGAACGAATCTCCCGGGACGAGTATGAACACATTTTGAAGGACAAAAATTTTAAATACTTGTACGAATTGGTTTTTAAGCGTATGGATAGCTTCAATGGAAATGCGGGATGGTCCGATAATTTCACAAATTCTTTTCTGGAAAACGGGATTAATAAGCTTAGTTATGAGGTAGTTAATCGTGAGTTCAGGATCATCGACCAGCAAAGCGAAACCGTTTTTGTTCCCATAAAAATAGCGATTGACCAGGGCGATGGGGAGGCCATCTTTTCGAAGAAGGATCTGGATTTTTTGGAAAAGTCAGAGGTGTACAATAAGGGGGGACTTACATATTGA